The DNA sequence ctgattatgaggcacgccgtagtgggaagctccggattagttttgactgcctgaggttctttaacgtgcgctcaaTGCACAGTATACGGTCGTTTATGCATAACGCCCCTTTGCcggaattgaacccgcgacctcaagctcgGCAGCACCCCGTCATGGCCACTGGGATACTGCAGCGGGTTATGCGCGTAGGAGAAGTGGAAGAGCATTTTTGGGCTGATATTGGGGCGGGCCTCGGGTATACGGACTGCATTTGAGCACTTCCCCGCGACACAGAAATGAGACATGCAAGACTGCATTTTCACTCGCCTTTCGGTTGTACTCGGGTCTCTCGGAGAGCATGGTGAAGAGTACGAGCGTACCCTGTGAGACGCCCACGTAAGGAACATCCTGCCGCTCCGTGGCGCGAAGCACGTAGTCAATCTGCGCCGGAAGGTCCAACACGGCGTGTTCGTGAAAGCTGCGCGCGAATTCACGTGAGAGCGTAAGGGAGCGAGCCGTTGAAATCCTTTAAAGGGAGTAAACGCATAATGGAGCGACCAGCTACTTCTAATAGTAGATTTCTAACTGGTTTTATTGGGAAAAGGGCGTGTAATGAGTGAACGCACCCAATGAATACTGACAGCGATACTAAATGCAGTTCGTTTAGCCGTCGCTTAATGTTAAATAAATCTTAAGGCTGGCATTTTTTTCATGTACTATAGCCAGTGCACCTGTGTGCCGGCGGTTCTTTCTTCGTCGCTTGAATGGCGAGTTGCCgcccttttttttattgaaataaaaaagaGAGACGTATTCACCTAATAATGGTGATGACTACTCCTTTTGattagcggaaacaacaatataaatatTATgtcagaaaacgaaaaaaaaaaaagaaaaccacctcATAGGGTCataaatccacagcacacagtcctatacacccatgaGCATATAGATATAAAAGGCAAATGTAAGTTTCACCACGCTTAATCgtgatcttttctttttctgtcttatCAGATGAAGTAGTCGTATCTGTTTACCGAAAACAGGTAGATTGATGCTACCAAGGCAAGTAGGCCTCACGTCAGCTTTGCCGAACTAACGCTCGCTATTATTTTTGTCTTCCCCCATTTACACCGTTAGAAAAAGTTCACCCGAGTGGTTTTGTTTTTTATCCGAGCATTTGTTCGTTATGCGCGGCGACGCCATGCAATGCGTTCATAGCGTCATCAGCTCTCTGACACTGGAATTCTTGTGCAAGTTTTTATTGAGGCATCCATGTCTCTGTCGAGAAGTGTCAGCCATATTCGCAGCATATATTTTAGCCGTAGCATCTTACTTTATTACAATAATATTTTTGTCTTTGTTATACAAATATGTGTAAATACCTAATATTATGCACGAAGTGTTCTTGTCCCAATaactgcgatttctttttttttttcggaacgcAAGATGATAAGCAAACGCGCGAACTGTCGGTGGGTGTAGGCTTGTTATTTTGTCTGCTGCAATGCTATGGGCGTTACTGACAATGATGTTGCACGCAGCCTTGCTTCTGGCTATTTCCACATGTTCGCGTACATAAGGGCTGCCTGTCATCAAGGCACATTACGTCAAACTGTTGCCagacgcgaaaaaaaaatatataagaaaaagtaCGATTGCGGGTTGCGACGAAACTATGTAATCAGAGTGACTCACGAGAAGTTCCAGAACGCCTTCGAGCGGACCTTGAGGTTTACGTGCGCCTTGCCGTACGAGTTTCCGCGGACGTTGCCGATCCAAACGTCGTACTGCTGGTCCGCGAGTACGAACCCTGCGTCGTAACGAGTTCGGGATGGGGTACGCCAAGGTGAACTTTGAATGCAAGAGCATTTATTTGCCTGCTCACATTGCTGAATCCGAGTTCCTGGGTTCTGCACGATGCTATGGCCTAATAGATGGCGTCGCAACGCTGGCTGATGATCAGTTATCGCGTGTCTCGGAGCACAGTCATCGCATAATGATGCTTTTTTATGATATTGGTGACAATCACGATGATGCTATGACGGCCACGATAATTACTATGATGACAGTGTAGTTATGAGTCTTCAGACTAGTACATATTCATATTCTGTCACATTGACACCGCCAGTCCTGGATATATGAATTCTACCGAAGGGAAGGAAAAAAACCTCTCTAACAAATTACTGATATAGAATACGGTGCTGTCCTTTTGCTCCTTGCACCTGGAAATTCTAACGGCATTATTTAATGAGTGCCGCAGTTAAGCTAATTTCCAAATTTTGAGACGTCCCCGCAGCCCCTCTTGTTGCAGCCTTACGGGCCAGAAAACATCGGTGCTATTGGAAAAAACCTCCCGTAGAACAAACAGCGCAGAAGACACAACGGGAAGGTCGGAGTTCAAGTGTGTGTCGTCCTCCTTTTCATCCGCTTCCTAACGCTGTTCCGTCAAGCTTCAGAACGTCGTCACTTATGCACGAGGCATATACATTGTATGCCGGGAATAATGCAGCTGTTTCTTTGACAGCCCCACAGACAAAAGAGTCGTTGACACATATGTTTTTATCTCTTCGATTATTACTGGGGTCTTTGAACACTTCTGCGTCTCACTGACCCACGCACTCTTGAACGTACCTCCATTCGTCACTGTGCCTTGACTCGATAGTTATGACGATAAATTGTAGGTATGCCATTTGCACCTGGCAGGTATTTGGAAATACCCTAGAGAATGAAAGTTAGAAAGAAAGCACAAGAAAGCGATCTATCCACTGTCTGTACACAGAGAGATGTGAGAGGAAAAGAGTGGTAGTAAGGGGAAATAAAGGAGGTTGACCAGGCTGAGcgcagttggctaccctacacaaggGAAGGGGGAAACGGCCGGCAGGGACTGTACTGCACCGGTCATACTAGTCGAGAAATAGAATGGTAGCTTTATCTCTCGACCGGAGTGGTAACCGTGCTGAAATAACACCCTAAGGCGATTCCTGATATTATTTTTGTAACCAAGACCTCATGACGTCACCAACAAAGATCGCCTCTACAGTCATAGTATATATAGGAACGACTGCAGCGTGCGACCTAGTGCACTGAAATTAATGGAGGTTTCTCAAGCAATTCGATCCTGGTCGTTGGAATCGCCAAGGAGAGTTATCGAAGCTCAGTATTTTTTTTAGTCGAGGGGTGGCGTTGTCCTCCGCTCGTCTAGGAAGAGCTTCGAGGTGAGGTACATTTGTGAACACAAGGTTCATATTTGAATCATTAATATCGTCCAGGCAGTCCCCAGACCCGTCAGTAGCCACAATAATGAGCCGTGGTGCCCAAAACTGCGGTGTAACCGACTAGCCTAGCTTTGTTACTTAACTTGGCCGCGTGTTATTCTTGAAGTAGAAGCAGTAAGTGTGTCAGCATTGAAACCGACCTAACCATTGCTACCGCGGGTAAGTACCAAAGTGTGATAGCTCTAGTACATAAAACAGAAATGAACTGCGGCGGACAcctctttgttttgtttgttaaaTGTTTGTTGAATgctcgtctgtctgtctgtctgtctgtctgtctgtctgtctgtctgtctgtctgtctgtctgtctgtctgtctgtctgtctgtctgtctgtctgtctgtctgtctgtctgtctgtccgtctgtccgtctgtctgtccgtctgtctgtctgtctgtccgtctgtctgtccgtctgtctgtccgtctgtccgtctgtctgtccgtctgtccgtctgtctgtccgtctgtccgtctgtctgtccgtctgtccgtctgtctgtctgtctgtctgtctgtccgtctgtctgtccgtctgtctgtccgtctgtctgtccgtctgtccgtctgtctgtccgtctgtctgtccgtctgtctgtctgtctgtctgtccgtctgtctgtccgtctgtctgtctgtctgtctgtctgcctgtctgtctgtctgtccgtctgtctgtccgtctgtctgtccgtctgtctgtccgtctgtctgtctgtctgtctgtccgtctgtctgtctgtctgtctgtctgtctgtctgtccgtctgtctgtccgtccgtctgtccgtccgtccgtccgtccgtccgtcagtccgtccgtccgtccgtccgtccgtccgtccgtccgtccgtccgtatcaGGCAAATAAAATTAACAAGACTTGACTGTCATCGAGCTCACCGAGCGACTGGTCCGGAAAATCGAGCACGTAGTTCGAGGAATCTCCGAGCAGGCCGCTCATGAGCAGGATGGGCTGTCTCTTCGGTGGCCAACCGGTCGGCTTGCCCATCCTGCCCCAGGGTATTCGGTGCATCTCGATGATGTAACCATCGTCGGTGACGACACGGTGACGTTCAAACGGGTAGCCCTTGCGCCTCACGAGGGTCTCCTGCAGGAGGTGGTTCCCGGTTTCCATGTTACGGCATTTACATCGGGTTCAGGTTGACAGAGATGTTTCGACACCAACAAAGAGCGCCTCTACGGTCGCAGTATATATAGAAACGACTGCAGCTTGCGACCTAATAGCACAAACATTTGGCAAGTGTTTATTCGCGCAGAAAAACAACTGGCAGCTATTGGAGAAAACTGATTATACGCGCCTAGCCTCACATGGCGTATGTTGCAGAAATGTTCTTTTGCAGGAGATATTTCGTATACCATATGCACAGGGGTTGAGTAAGTGTCACGACCACCTATGAAGGTAATTAAAATTTGCCAAGAAAGCAGCGATTCGTCAAGAATGTGCCACCTGGTGGAACTTAGAAGTGGCTGTACATAGTTCGTGAATTTCGCACGGAACAATTGAAACTTTTAAGTTATCCTAGTTATTTTTGAATCGGCTTTAATTTCTGCCATAATGCGCACTTCCATATGGCTGCTTTCTTTTAGGCTAGTATAATCGCGTGTGGCAGACAGCGCAATTCTAGTCTTTGAGCTGGGTTACTTGAGCCAGATGAGAAGTCGAAATGAATGTTTGACTAATTAAGAAAAGTTCACTAAACAATCTTAACGGCACCTGTTGCAATTTACGAGTTGTAGCCGGTAttttcgcaaggcgtatccacttggaaggaattctcaCGATTACATCAGTTTAAAGATATAAACAGCAGAAGTGTGCAATGAAATTCCTTGGCATTCCATTTATTTTTGTGATTGAATGAATAAAATCGCCTTTAAAAAAATAAGTGTATCAACAATGTACTTCTGCCGCAAGTTCGACAGCGCATATGTGGAAACCGGTACCATCCTCAGGATTGGTTCCAACTCGACATGCCCTGCAATGCCACCAGCGAAGATATGCAAATTTCAATGTTTCGTTATGTAATTACCACCAAACGCCTTTATGACAAAGTGCCTAAGGCCTCCGAAATCAGCCCGTGTCCCACGCATTGGGGACGCGTCAAAGGTCTCCTGgttgtcaaaattgatccggagtcttccactacagcgtgtctcataatcaaatggtggcTTTGGcgagtaaaaccccagaattcattcattcctctGAAAGGATTCGCTA is a window from the Dermacentor andersoni unplaced genomic scaffold, qqDerAnde1_hic_scaffold ctg00000044.1, whole genome shotgun sequence genome containing:
- the LOC140214439 gene encoding lipase 3-like, which encodes METGNHLLQETLVRRKGYPFERHRVVTDDGYIIEMHRIPWGRMGKPTGWPPKRQPILLMSGLLGDSSNYVLDFPDQSLGFVLADQQYDVWIGNVRGNSYGKAHVNLKVRSKAFWNFSFHEHAVLDLPAQIDYVLRATERQDVPYVGVSQGTLVLFTMLSERPEYNRKVKAFAGLAPFNKLTHVEIVALTAFTPYAEKYLTSGHEAFLSEVLPRGAFYMPWASKFCALPTRAICSLIGDIVGDLGSKYMNEVRARACLYYVQMNRQRKMGVTMDRHV